A section of the Novipirellula caenicola genome encodes:
- the msrA gene encoding peptide-methionine (S)-S-oxide reductase MsrA, giving the protein MMTNADNPSLQLATFGNGCFWCTEAIFQRLAGVQQVMSGYSGGDVDNPTYKQVCTGTTGHAEVIQIQFDPSVISFEELLEVFWKTHDPTTLNRQGADVGTQYRSVIFYHSESQKQQAEHFKQKLDEAGVFSAPIVTEISEFTKFYAAEADHHNYFNEHGNQGYCQAVIRPKVEKFTEVFRDKLKQD; this is encoded by the coding sequence ATGATGACAAATGCAGATAATCCGTCGCTCCAATTGGCGACCTTTGGCAATGGCTGCTTTTGGTGCACCGAAGCCATCTTTCAACGACTCGCGGGCGTCCAACAGGTGATGTCAGGCTACTCCGGTGGCGACGTCGACAATCCCACCTACAAACAGGTCTGTACCGGCACGACCGGACACGCCGAGGTCATCCAAATCCAATTTGACCCCAGCGTGATTAGCTTTGAGGAGCTATTGGAAGTGTTTTGGAAAACCCATGACCCCACGACGCTCAACCGCCAAGGCGCCGATGTCGGCACGCAGTACCGATCCGTGATTTTCTATCACAGCGAATCACAAAAACAGCAGGCGGAACACTTCAAGCAAAAACTCGACGAAGCGGGGGTCTTCTCAGCCCCGATCGTGACCGAGATCAGCGAATTCACAAAATTCTATGCCGCCGAAGCCGACCACCACAATTACTTCAACGAACACGGAAACCAAGGCTACTGCCAAGCCGTGATTCGGCCCAAGGTGGAAAAGTTCACCGAGGTATTCCGCGACAAACTGAAACAAGACTGA